A single window of Anopheles moucheti chromosome 2, idAnoMoucSN_F20_07, whole genome shotgun sequence DNA harbors:
- the LOC128297662 gene encoding uncharacterized protein LOC128297662 → MSSSLHEKDPANGNGMVDMPAGATHWYGKGMNGTNLQRPRRLSFNGSDMELSDLKGETSEQRARSEEQKNAIDTKQTLILLAIATTLAVSIKYLLPSFELASYRSIGSRVSVVADNVWQNFLDRCTHLKLPTFAWNMEYVVQHIANASHTLYAVAFGLLLSSFTWYIIYLDSSIPGVNPPTPFSASKKRYRGGPTSKERRFHLPYVTALLSGVVGFLIALFINE, encoded by the exons ATGTCTTCTTCGTTACACGAGAAGGATCCAGCAAATGGTAACGGGATGGTCGACATGCCCGCAGGAGCTACGCATTGGTACGGCAAAGGTATGAATGGTACAAATCTGCAGCGTCCCAGAAGGCTTTCGTTCAACGGGTCCGATATGGAGCTGTCCGACCTGAAGGGTGAAACGAGTGAACAGAGAGCAAGGTCCGAAGAACAGAAAAATGCCATCGATACGAAACAAACGCTAATATTGCTCGCCATCGCCACAACGCTTGCGGTTTCCATCAAATATCTACTTCCGTCCTTCGAGCTAG CATCatatcgatcgatcggatcCAGAGTTTCCGTAGTGGCAGACAATGTGTGGCAAAATTTCTTAGATCGCTGCACCCACCTAAAGCTGCCAACTTTTGCTTGGAACATGGAGTATGTTGTACAACACATTGCAAATGCATCCCACACACTGTATGCAGTGGCTTTTGGGTTGCTGCTTTCATCCTTCACCTGGTACATCATCTATCTGGATAGCAGCATTCCAGGAGTGAATCCGCCGACTCCATTCTCCGCTTCCAAGAAACG TTATCGTGGTGGACCTACCAGTAAGGAACGACGATTTCACTTACCCTACGTAACGGCGCTACTAAGCGGAGTGGTTGGATTTTTAATCGCCCTTTTCATCAATGAGTAA
- the LOC128297661 gene encoding uncharacterized protein LOC128297661: MSTAYKHLYSCITFLIFIFVLNFYKNRVQVNRERAAAKLKRVGTLSRPPAAYDGIGEEYYLDFAYLDLDDSERDWQWDRSKQYPGRCLDVEVFFVFSPKTATRRRVFDGPEGLHYRSTVLGERDKKKDLDQTDTAGSNSSIYMFLSVLVVLLLAAGVDIAKHLTGTGDSTAKADAQRRLSLQNYQALIREKQKQFRMMKQHYSQPSMSVQRSIDESVVPFVGTFTRMDESAALSSTMSLSGKPVPAPLLRRQSVPTLMRGQVMLTGAGSTFTAGPNVAPFGRRTSVDSFWDVDHVGKVTGSTVSNGSPPEVRRRVRMLHRH; this comes from the coding sequence ATGTCGACCGCGTACAAACACCTGTACTCGTGTATaacgtttttaattttcattttcgtgCTTAACTTCTATAAAAATCGTGTCCAAGTGAATCGCGAACGTGCCGCGGCTAAGCTGAAACGGGTCGGAACACTCAGCAGACCGCCAGCAGCATACGATGGCATTGGGGAAGAGTATTACTTAGATTTTGCCTACCTGGATTTGGACGATAGTGAGCGGGATTGGCAGTGGGATCGATCCAAGCAGTACCCAGGCCGGTGTCTCGATGTGGAGGTATTCTTTGTATTCTCACCGAAGACAGCCACCCGACGCAGAGTGTTTGATGGACCGGAAGGACTGCACTACAGGAGTACGGTGTTGGGCGAGCGGGACAAAAAGAAGGATCTAGATCAAACGGACACCGCAGGATCTAACTCGTCCATCTACATGTTCCTTTCGGTGCtggttgttttgctgcttgcgGCCGGTGTCGATATCGCAAAGCATCTTACCGGAACGGGCGACAGCACCGCGAAAGCAGACGCCCAACGTCGCCTGTCGTTGCAAAACTATCAGGCATTGATAAGGGAAAAACAGAAGCAATTCCGTATGATGAAACAACACTACTCGCAACCATCGATGAGTGTGCAGCGGTCCATCGATGAGTCAGTCGTACCGTTTGTGGGAACGTTTACACGTATGGACGAAAGCGCCGCACTATCGTCAACGATGTCACTATCGGGAAAACCAGTTCCGGCGCCATTACTGAGACGGCAATCAGTCCCAACACTAATGCGTGGGCAGGTAATGCTAACGGGAGCAGGAAGCACATTCACTGCCGGTCCAAATGTAGCACCCTTTGGACGTCGAACATCGGTGGATTCATTCTGGGATGTGGATCACGTCGGAAAAGTGACCGGTTCCACGGTCAGTAATGGATCGCCACCGGAAGTGCGAAGACGTGTCCGGATGCTACATCGTCATTAG